Sequence from the Flavobacteriales bacterium genome:
GCGCATTGCGGCCTTCGTGAACGGAAAGACCTACAACACGGAAGACCAGCCCACGGGCGGTGCAGGTTTTTTCGATTGCATTGATGACCAAGAGGCCGCCAACATCCTCTTTGACGCTGCGCGGGATTGGCTCAAGCAGCGTGGCATGGAGGCCATGGACGGCCCCGTGAATTTTGGCGAACGCGACAAGAACTGGGGTGTGCTGATCGATGGCTTCGCGGAGCAGAACTATGGCATGTTGTACAATGCGCCCTACTACCAGAAACTCTACGAGAGTTATGGTTTTCAGCTTTATTTCAAGCAGTACACCTATGGCCGCGATGTACAGAAAACGAAAGACTTCGAGCCACGGTTTTACGAGCGAGCCAAGCAAGCTTTGGACAATCCCGACATCAGTTTCCGATACATTAAGAAGAAGGATTTTGACAAGGCGGCCGTGTATTTCCATGAGGTGTATACCAAGGCGTGGGGCGGCCATTCTGGCGTAAAACCCATGACGCTGGAACAGGCGCAGAAGATGTTCGGGAAACTGAAACCGATTGCTGACGAGCGTCTCATCTACTTCGGTTTTTACAAAGACCAGCCTATCTCGTTCTTTCTTTCCATCCCCGAACTGAACCAGCTGTTCAAATACGTGAACGGAAACATGAACTGGCTTGGGAAACTGAAGTTCGCCTACCACATGAAAATGGGGCATTGCAAGAAGATGCTCGGATTGGTTTTCGGAGTAATTCCCGAATGGCACGGCAAAGGTGTGGAAAGTGCCATGGTGGTCTCCTACTCTGACATTGCGTGGAATCAGGGCCTGCCATACAAGACCATTGAAATGAACTGGATCGGGGATTTCAACCCCAAAATGATGAAGGTCTGCGAACAGCTCGGTGCTGAGATCTGGCGCACCCATGCCACATACCGCTATCTCTTCGATCGGGAAAAACCGTTTGAGCGGTGCCCAATTTTGGAGTGAGATGATCCACAGACCACAGTCCACGGTAAGCAAGTCCGTTAAAATCGACCGTGGACCGTGGACCGTGGACCATGGACTAATTTTTAATTCCTAATTTTTCAGTTCCATTCAACCACCATGCGAGACTACATCTACATCATCAACCTTGTTCCGAAATTCCAAGACCCAAGCAGTTGGACAGACAAGGAGAACAAGATCATTGAAGACCATTTTGAGCGTTTGAAACGCCAGCACAAACGCGGAACCGTGAAGTACGTGGGTAAGACCGACCTGCCTGTGGATAATACCAGCAACTTCGGCATGGTCGTATTTGAGGCCGAGAACGATACCATGGCCGAACTCTTCGCGCAGGCCGACCCGGCCGTCATGGCGGGCATCATGACCGTGAAATGTTTGCCGTTTAAGCAGGTGCTTTAACGATTTCTGTTGCACAGAGAAGTTATGAGATTTTGAGACCCACAGAGACTTAAGGCTCTTACCGCAAAGGCGAAGAGTTCAATCAAAGAGCGCAAAGATTCCCCTCTGTGAACCTCAATCTCTCCAATAAATCTCTGTGCAATAAATCAACCTGTCAATTCCCCTGCGGAGGATCATAATCCTTCTTCTTGCGTCTTCTGAAAAGATCACCGATGCGGTCGAATTCCTGCTGGTAACTGATACCGACACCTTGCGTAAAGGGCGCGTTCTGCGTCAGCGTGTTGATGTCGTTACTCTTGTTGAAGGCACGAACTCGGAAACGGCCATCGGAAGTGATCTTGTATTCGATGTTCACATCACCCACAATATTACTCGAACTCGACTGCGTGTTGGTCACACCCACATTTCCGTTCACGATGATGCGGCTGTTGAACAGCTGCGTACTCAACGATGCCTGCAGCTCATCGCTGGTGATCTCGTTGCCAGGTCGGTAATTGACCCCGATATCGAAGTCGTTACTGATCTTGGACAGCCAGTTGCTCAACTGGTTCGAGATCATCTCGGCTGAACTGGATGAGAAGAACCCTCCCGCCTGTTGTAGCGCCTGGTTCTGGCTCTCAATGGGGAAGAAGCGGTTCAGCACCAGCAGACCGAACACCTGTCGGTTCATTTCCTGCACGTTCCCCACCCCGATGCGGTTCTTCACCTCGGTCAATGTCTGGTTGTCGGAGTTCGGCAGTCCCACATCGAAATCGATGTTCGGATTCATAAGATTTCCCGTCATGTGCAGGATGCAGTCCACCTGAATACGCCTCTTGTAATTGGAATTGCTCGTATCGGGATACATGAGGTCGTAGAGCGATGTACGCACTCCGTAGGTTCCAGTAATGTCGATGATTGCATCGTACGGACTTCCGCTCCAGTTGATGGTTCCGCCCTGCTTGATCAAGAATTTCTTGTTGACGATATTCTGTAGTGTGAAGAGGTATTCGCCCTTGTTGATGTAATAATCTCCGAACATGCGGAAGTGACCCGAATTGTCCAACGTCATGCGGATGTTCCCATCGCCTTTGCCTTTGATGATGTCGCCCACTTTCGGGTCGAAGATCAGTTGCACCTCCGCGTCAGAGGTCACTTCCACGTCCAGTTCAAGCGTCAGGTTCTTAAAGTTGACCTGAAATTCATTCTCCAACTCGATCTTGTCGTTCTCCCCTTTGGGTTTTACGAAAGTGATGAACTCCGATTCATCCACATTCTTGGCACCGAAAAGCGGAATATTGAAGCGGGTGCCACGCTCAGTTTTCATGGCCACCTCCAAGTGCATGTTCTTCGGGTCACCGAAAAAATGAACCTGCCCGGAACCGTACGCCTTTCCATAATACAGCGAGTTCATGGCCGAGTTGGTGTTCAGCGCAAAGAAATCCTCCACATCTAAATTGGCATCGAAGCGGAAATTCTTGAACGCATCGTGCTTCACCCAACCATTCACCTTGCCTTTTTTGCCCAGCTCATCCATCACGGTCAGGTCGCGGAAAAAGAAACCGTCCTTGTGCACCTCCACCGTATCACTGATGGAGAAATGCGTATTCAGATACGTGAACAGCAGATTGGCCTCATTCAATATCACCGTTCCTTCCAGTTCAGGAGCTTTCGTGGTTCCTTTCAGCGTCAGGTTCGCCTTGGCGGTTCCTACCACATCGCTTAGCACCGTTTGAATGTACGGGTCGAAAACACTCAAAGGCAGCTCTTCCACCGTGGCGCGCAGGTTGAAATTCTGCTTGCGGTCGGCACCTGGCAGAAACTCGCCCACCACACTCAGCGAGGTCATATCTGCCCGTTTGAACATGCCGAACACCTGTATGCTCCGCGTGGAAGGGATCCACGAATTGTTCAGTTCACCATCACCGATAAGCACATCGTTCAGCACCAGCGAATCCACTTTCAATTGGTTAGTGAGGAACAGTTTGTCGTAGAGACCAGAAAGTTGGGCCGAACCTGAGATGTTTCCATCCAGCGTAATGCCTCCGCCTTGCGTCAGAAGATTGAAGTTCTTCAGGTCGAAATTGTCCAATTTCACGTTCAATTTCGATTGGGGATCCTTGGAGATGATACCATTGAGCCCGATGCTCTGTGCCCGATTGAAGAAGCGGAAATCCGAGAATTCGAAAGCCGTGGTATCGATACGCAGAAGGTTGTTCTCCGCCACCATCCAACGCATATCGGCAATATTCACCCGCGATTCCTCCAAGTGGAAACTGACCACCTCGTTCTTTGGGAACGATGCCACACCTTGAATGAAACCACGGTTCTCGATCTTGGTCTTGTTGTTCCAAGTAAGCACCACGCCCAGACTGTCATCAAACGTGAACGAACGAATTTGAAAGGCCGCCAGAAACATGCTGTCTGTAAGGTTGACCTTACTTGCCGAAAGCCCCAGCTCGAATTCCTTCCCAGGGTTTTCCGCCTGAATGTCCACATCATCCAACACCACATTCTTGAACCGCACTTCATGCAATTTCCCGCTCAGATAGACCTCATTCTTGCTCGAAGAATAATTGCCCACAAAACTGGAGCTGTCGCTCACCATCAGGTCTTTTGCGAAGAAATAACTGAGCAGTTCGGTATTCTTGAGTGCGATATCGAAATTGAACTCCAGTCCTTCATTCTCCTTCAATGTCTCAAAATCTGCCGCATAGCTCGGCAGGTGTTTCTTCAACATATTGTTCACCGCCTTCGGAATGTTCTTGAAGGTGAATTTGCCGTTGAAATCCGCATCGATCATCTCTGAACGTAGCCGCAATCGCTTTGAATTGCCTTCCTCTTCGGTCACTTCCAACGAAAAGGCATCGACCGTATAAAGTTCATCTCCTTCCTGCTGGTACTTGGCACTGTCAATGTCAATGCGACCGAGAATGTTGTCGATGTCATCGCCAGTAAAATTCACATCCAGCACACCGCTAACGGTCGCTCCTTCGCGCTTGCGCAGAAAATTGAGCTCGTAAAGGTTGGCGTGGCGCACATCCGAATGGAAGTTGAACTGCGGCAATTTCTGACTGAGGTCGAAACTTCCCGTGAAATCGAGGTCGATATTCTGCTCGGTGATGGCCAGAAACCCATCGAACTTGCTCTTGGCAAACGTGCCGTTCACCTCAATGTTCCTGTAGTCATAACTCACCAGTTCGGCCGAGGCAATGTGGCCTTCCAAGTTTGCGTTGATGTCCTCTTTGTTCAGTCCTTTTCCATTCACCTTGGCATTCAGCGTTACACGGCCCAATTTGTCGGTCTCAAAGAATTTCCCAAGGTCAAAATCGATGGAACGCAACTCACCTTCGTAAGCAAAGTCCTGAGGAGTTTCCCCTTGCTTCAGGCTGATATCTGTTTGCAATTGACCGATGTCTGTCTTCAGCTTTCCGTAAGCCACAAAATCGTTGACGAAACCCGTAAAGGATCCTTGGAACCGCAGTTTTCCGAGATTGGAAAGATTCTCAGGAACCGAAAGCCGCTTACCAGAATTGAACGGTGGCAGTGGAATGGCCACCAGATCGGAATAGCGCGTGGTGAACTGCTTGAGATTGAGATGCAGGAAGGTCTCATTGATGTTCGGAAGCCCATCTATGTCAATGTCTCCTTCCAGAGAAGTGACCTTTCCGTAGGCGATCTTCAGGTCGCGCGCGTTCATGGAAGAAACAGGTCCATCCACGTGACCCGAAATGCGCAATTTCTCTTTCAATCCGTTCAGCGCAGGCGCGAAAAAAGCGATGTCATCAAAATCGATCACCGATTCCTGAAAATCGTAACCCATGTTCACGCTATCGACAAACGAAATGTAATCCGACCACGAATGGTACGTGTAATGCAGGTCGAGTTTCAGATTGCTGGTGGCCGTTTCAATGGCAAGGTCATCCACTTTCAGCTCCGCTGGACTCACCTTGGCCTTTCCTTGGAAATTCTTCAGGTAAAACCCACGGTTCTCGTAGCAGTTCAATTGATCCACATTGCCATAGATTGTATCCGCATCCATGCGAATTCCGTTTATCAACAGATTGATCCTGCGCACATCCAGATCCTTGTAATCGATACCTATCGGTGTCTTTTCCGAATAATGGTTCCGAAGTTGGAACGAGGCATTTCTCAGTTCCAATGCATCTGAGCGGATGTCCCACGCCTTGGCCACTTTGGTGGTGTCTTTCGGTCCAGCGAAATAATCGATCAGGAACTGAAGATTGAGCTTCTCATCCCCTTCATACTTGTGCAGATGAAACTTCAGATCATCAATCCGAACCTTAGTAAACTGCAATTGTGCCTTGTCCAAACTCAGGTATTTCAACCCAAGTTGAAGGTCTTTCAGATAAGCAAGCGTGTCGCCTTTCAGGTCTTCCACATACAGCCCTTCCAAGATCAATCTGTTAAAGAAACCGATATCAACACCTTCCACTTTCACGGTGGTTTTCAGCTCATCAGAAAGATAACCAGCAATGTACTGGGTGATGCGCGTCTGCACGCGCGGACTCCGAAGTGCCACATATCCGCCACCGATGAGCAGCACCAGAAGCAACGTCAGAAACGTCACCCAAGCGAATGCCTTTTTGATACTTTTGAAAATCATCGACCTGCGAAAACTGTGACCTCAAAGGTAACCAATAACAATGCCGCGCTAAGTTCACCGCTCATTTTGGCCATTGAGTCTTCTTGCGATGACACTTCTGCGGCCATTCTGCAAGGCAATCGCGTGCTGGCAAATGTAGTGGCAAATCAGGCTGTGCATGAGCAATATGGTGGCGTGGTTCCTGAACTGGCATCACGCGAACATCAGAAGAATATTGTGCCCGTGGTGCAACATGCGCTGAAAACCGCAGGCGTTGGCAAGGAAGAATTGGATGCCATCGCTTTCACCGAAGGTCCCGGCCTGATGGGAAGTCTGCTCGTGGGCGGGTCGTTTGCAAAGACGCTTTCGTTGGCGTTGGGCATTCCGCTTATCGGTGTGGATCACATGAAAGCACACATTCTGGCGCACTTCATTGATGAAGGCAAGCCGATGCCCGAATTCCCATTTCTGTGCCTGACGGTGAGTGGCGGCCACACACAGATCGTGCTGATAGAAGCTCCTCTGAAAATGACCGTTGTGGGCAAAACCATTGACGATGCGGCTGGCGAAGCGTTTGACAAAGCTGCCAAGATCCTGAACCTCGGTTATCCTGGCGGCCCCGTTATTGATCGATTGGCCAAAACAGGCGATGCTTCCAAATTCAGCTATGCGATTCCGAAAACAGACGGTTTCGATTTCAGCTTCAGCGGTATCAAAACATCATTTCTGTATCAACTTCAAGCAGAAATGAGGCAGAATGAAAAGTTCATTGATGAGAATCTGAACGACATCTGCGCCTCATATCAGCATCACATCATCTCCTATCTGCTCTCGAAAATGGAGGATGCGCTTATCCATTATGATGTGAAAGATATTGCGCTTGCGGGAGGTGTTTCGGCCAATAGCGAACTGAGGTCACGGTTCGATGGGCTGGCGGAGAAATATGGCATTCGGTCGCATGTTCCCAAGTTTGAATATTGCACCGACAACGCGGCCATGATCAGCATTGTCGGTTATTTCAAATTCTTGGAAAATGCCTTTGATGGGCTTTCCATCACGCCCAAGGCACGCCTCCATTTCTGACGGCTGTCGTCTTGGCTTGTAATCAACCACTCTTACCATGAAAAAATCCTTAACGCTTTTGCTCGTTTTTGCTTCGCTGAACTCATTCGCGCAGCAGACATCCATTTTATTTCTCGGAAACAGCTACACGTACACGTCCGACCTGCCAGGAACGCTTTACAACTTGGCTCTGGCGGGAGGCGACACCATCTACCACGATCAGAACACGCCTGGAGGCTACACCTTTAACCAGCATTCGACCAACGCCACCTCGCTGAGTAAGATTGCCAGCCGCAATTGGGATTACGTGGTGCTTCAGGAACAAAGTCAGATTCCATCGTTCCCGCCATCGCAGGTGGCCAGCGATTGTTTTCCGTTTGCACAGGTTCTGGTCGATTCGATCAAATCGAATTACGCATGCACGGAACCTGTCTTTTTCATGACCTGGGGAAGACGCGATGGCGACCAGTCGAACTGTGCGAATTACCCACCGCTTTGCACGTTCGAAGGCATGAATGCGCGTCTTCGCCAAAGCTACCTTCAAATGGGTTCCGACAACGATGCCACTGTTGCTCCGTGCGGTGCCGCTTGGCAGCAGATGAAACTCACGAACAGTACATTCTGGAACGGACTTTATTCAAACGATGGCAGCCATCCGAGTGCGTGGGGCACTTACTTGAATGCGTGCATTTTCTACGCTACCATTTTCCGCGAATCGCCTGTTGGCATTCCATACTATTCCAGTATTGGGCAAACCGATGCCGAAACCTTGCAACAGCTTGCGCAAGATGTGGTGCTGGACAGTTTGAGCAACTGGTATATCGGCCATCAGGATGTGGTTTCCAATGCCACCGATACGATGGTCGGTTCATTTACATTCGATTTTTATGGTCTGAACGAAAATGCGACCGACCATTTCTGGGATTTCGGTGATGGAAGCACCTCAACCCAAGAAAATCCCACTCACGAATACCCGAATGATGATGTCACTTACGAGGTGATGCATGTTGCTTACTCTGACTGTGGTTCGGACACCTCGTATCTTCAAGTTTCCACCACGCATTTGGGAGTAGCGGAAACCAGCCGACTCCAAGAAATTCAGATTCTTCAAACAGGAAATTGGATTGAGATAAGGAATGTGCTGAATGATGATCTACAACTCACCGTTGTAGACTATGCGGGAAGATCGATCTGTTCGAAATCGCTTGCTGGAAGCAGCACTACGGTCGTTGATCTGCCAGTTGCAACAAGCATTTACCTGGTGCGCATTTCGTCTGGAGAGGAACAGTTGACCCGAAAAATCATGACGCGATGATCACCATTGTATGCCAAGGTCGTAGATGTCTTTGGACGTGCTCTTGTCGTTCTTGAAGTAGTACACACCGCCCCAATTCCATTTCACACGCGTGTAACGGTCAGCAACGCCTTCTTTGCGTTTGACGATGACATGCTTGATCTCGCGGTTCTCCTTCACTTCAGATTCTTCGGTCACGCCCATTGGATATGATGCTGCAAGATCCATCTGATACTGCGTTGGCTTCTCCTCCATCGAAGCTGACGCGGCTTTCTTCTGCTCCTCGATGGCTTCGAGTGCCTTTCGTTTCTCCTCGTATTCAGCCTTCAGCCTTGCGCGGACCTTCTCTTCGTATTCGGCACGGTTTGACTCAGCTGAACTCGCGGCAAGCTCCTTTGCCTTCTTCTCGAACTCCATCTTGTTGCGATAGTTCTCTTCTTTGAGAGCGATCTCTTCCTTTCGCTTCTGCTCTTGCTCTTCGCGCAGTTTACGTTCGAGTTCCTTCTTATCCTGCGCAATGCGACCTGCTTCCGCCATTTCTTCTGCGTTGCGGATGCGTTCCTGCTCCTCTGCCTTTTCCTGTTCCGCTTTCAACTTCTGCGCACGCTCGATCTTCTCTTGATCCAAGCGCTGCTGCTCCAGTTTCCGCTCTTCTTCTGCCTGCTCCCGAAGCTGTTTCCATTCTTCGGCAAGTGCCTTTTTACGCTCATTCTCCTCTTCTTCGCGCAACCTTCTGGCCTCAAGTTCTGCGGCACGTTCGGCATTCTTTTCGGCAGCAATACGGGCCACTTCCTCTGCACGTGCCATTTCAGCCTCATGCTCCAATCGTTCCTGT
This genomic interval carries:
- the tsaD gene encoding tRNA (adenosine(37)-N6)-threonylcarbamoyltransferase complex transferase subunit TsaD, which codes for MKLQIINPNLSKLQLCLVQTQVFQPKLKVFQISKRVAFQVFHIQPFQDQSVKETDINTFHFHGGFQLIRKITSNVLGDARLHARTPKCHISATDEQHQKQRQKRHPSECLFDTFENHRPAKTVTSKVTNNNAALSSPLILAIESSCDDTSAAILQGNRVLANVVANQAVHEQYGGVVPELASREHQKNIVPVVQHALKTAGVGKEELDAIAFTEGPGLMGSLLVGGSFAKTLSLALGIPLIGVDHMKAHILAHFIDEGKPMPEFPFLCLTVSGGHTQIVLIEAPLKMTVVGKTIDDAAGEAFDKAAKILNLGYPGGPVIDRLAKTGDASKFSYAIPKTDGFDFSFSGIKTSFLYQLQAEMRQNEKFIDENLNDICASYQHHIISYLLSKMEDALIHYDVKDIALAGGVSANSELRSRFDGLAEKYGIRSHVPKFEYCTDNAAMISIVGYFKFLENAFDGLSITPKARLHF
- a CDS encoding T9SS type A sorting domain-containing protein, producing the protein MKKSLTLLLVFASLNSFAQQTSILFLGNSYTYTSDLPGTLYNLALAGGDTIYHDQNTPGGYTFNQHSTNATSLSKIASRNWDYVVLQEQSQIPSFPPSQVASDCFPFAQVLVDSIKSNYACTEPVFFMTWGRRDGDQSNCANYPPLCTFEGMNARLRQSYLQMGSDNDATVAPCGAAWQQMKLTNSTFWNGLYSNDGSHPSAWGTYLNACIFYATIFRESPVGIPYYSSIGQTDAETLQQLAQDVVLDSLSNWYIGHQDVVSNATDTMVGSFTFDFYGLNENATDHFWDFGDGSTSTQENPTHEYPNDDVTYEVMHVAYSDCGSDTSYLQVSTTHLGVAETSRLQEIQILQTGNWIEIRNVLNDDLQLTVVDYAGRSICSKSLAGSSTTVVDLPVATSIYLVRISSGEEQLTRKIMTR